One window from the genome of Nomascus leucogenys isolate Asia chromosome 12, Asia_NLE_v1, whole genome shotgun sequence encodes:
- the CCDC24 gene encoding coiled-coil domain-containing protein 24 isoform X6 produces MLRHSPSLWELVEEHVPLRERPEVKRILGEAAVDLSLELRAEVGRGKVAMLRALLQEARSSQAPSSRPISDPSSLLAPPPLLKDLLRQELRQLLQSLRHKAICEGRDQAQAWVQYSPRVLHFALEEPTCDFPEQEIFQMRGGGPSGHRDLSIIKDQLNVSNIDQVARHLRGLLEEECHTLEREIPILQRCLEEEYMRPCHPSKGALEPTLAELKEQKKAMEQELQASVGPSCVSPNHRQRPLGSSTQGLSPLLPLCGVAPLQCCLPAPPLEPCLRPRGQSTTHRWGRQLQCSPREGPASTPMSSAAPQAPA; encoded by the exons ATGCTCCGGCACTCCCCCTCGCTGTGGGAGTTGGTGGAGGAGCACGTTCCGCTCCGGGAGCGACCCGAAGTGAAGAGGATTCTGGGGGAGGCGGCGGTGGACCTGAGCCTGGAGCTGCGGgcggaggtggggagagggaag GTGGCGATGTTACGGGCACTGCTCCAAGAGGCTCGATCCTCTCAAGCCCCCAGCTCCCGCCCCATCTCTGACCCCTCTTCTCTTCTGGCACCACCGCCTCTCCTAAAGGACCTCTTGCGCCAGGAACTCCGGCAGTTGCTCCAGAGTCTCCGCCACAAAGCCATCTGTGAGGGCAG GGACCAGGCCCAAGCTTGGGTCCAGTATAGCCCCAGGGTCCTGCACTTTGCCTTGGAGGAGCCCACGTGTGATTTTCCAGAACAGGAGATATTCCAGATGAGAGGTGGTGGGCCCAG CGGTCACAGAGATCTCAGCATCATCAAGGACCAACTGAACGTGTCCAACATTGACCAGGTGGCCAGACACCTGAG GGGCCTTCTGGAGGAGGAGTGTCACACCTTGGAGAGGGAGATCCCCATCCTGCAG CGCTGCCTGGAAGAGGAGTATATGAGGCCTTGCCACCCCTCTAAGGGAGCCCTGGAGCCCACCCTGGCAG AGCTAAAGGAACAGAAGAAGGCCATGGAGCAGGAGCTGCAGGCATCTGTGGGGCCTTCTTGTGTCTCTCCCAATCACAG GCAGCGGCCCTTGGGGTCCTCCACACAGGGCCTCAGCCCCCTGCTTCCCCTCTGCGGGGTTGCACCTCTCCAGTGCTGCCTGCCTGCACCTCCTCTGGAGCCCTGCCTTCGACCTCGAGGCCAGTCCACTACCCATCGCTGGGGACGGCAGCTTCAGTGCAGCCCCAGGGAAGGGCCAGCTTCCACACCTATGTCCAGTGCAGCACCCCAGGCCCCAGCCTGA
- the CCDC24 gene encoding coiled-coil domain-containing protein 24 isoform X12, whose translation MLRHSPSLWELVEEHVPLRERPEVKRILGEAAVDLSLELRAEVGRGKVAMLRALLQEARSSQAPSSRPISDPSSLLAPPPLLKDLLRQELRQLLQSLRHKAICEGSGHRDLSIIKDQLNVSNIDQVARHLRGLLEEECHTLEREIPILQRCLEEEYMRPCHPSKGALEPTLAELKEQKKAMEQELQASVGPSCVSPNHRQRPLGSSTQGLSPLLPLCGVAPLQCCLPAPPLEPCLRPRGQSTTHRWGRQLQCSPREGPASTPMSSAAPQAPA comes from the exons ATGCTCCGGCACTCCCCCTCGCTGTGGGAGTTGGTGGAGGAGCACGTTCCGCTCCGGGAGCGACCCGAAGTGAAGAGGATTCTGGGGGAGGCGGCGGTGGACCTGAGCCTGGAGCTGCGGgcggaggtggggagagggaag GTGGCGATGTTACGGGCACTGCTCCAAGAGGCTCGATCCTCTCAAGCCCCCAGCTCCCGCCCCATCTCTGACCCCTCTTCTCTTCTGGCACCACCGCCTCTCCTAAAGGACCTCTTGCGCCAGGAACTCCGGCAGTTGCTCCAGAGTCTCCGCCACAAAGCCATCTGTGAGGGCAG CGGTCACAGAGATCTCAGCATCATCAAGGACCAACTGAACGTGTCCAACATTGACCAGGTGGCCAGACACCTGAG GGGCCTTCTGGAGGAGGAGTGTCACACCTTGGAGAGGGAGATCCCCATCCTGCAG CGCTGCCTGGAAGAGGAGTATATGAGGCCTTGCCACCCCTCTAAGGGAGCCCTGGAGCCCACCCTGGCAG AGCTAAAGGAACAGAAGAAGGCCATGGAGCAGGAGCTGCAGGCATCTGTGGGGCCTTCTTGTGTCTCTCCCAATCACAG GCAGCGGCCCTTGGGGTCCTCCACACAGGGCCTCAGCCCCCTGCTTCCCCTCTGCGGGGTTGCACCTCTCCAGTGCTGCCTGCCTGCACCTCCTCTGGAGCCCTGCCTTCGACCTCGAGGCCAGTCCACTACCCATCGCTGGGGACGGCAGCTTCAGTGCAGCCCCAGGGAAGGGCCAGCTTCCACACCTATGTCCAGTGCAGCACCCCAGGCCCCAGCCTGA
- the CCDC24 gene encoding coiled-coil domain-containing protein 24 isoform X2 — translation MLRHSPSLWELVEEHVPLRERPEVKRILGEAAVDLSLELRAEVGRGKVAMLRALLQEARSSQAPSSRPISDPSSLLAPPPLLKDLLRQELRQLLQSLRHKAICEGRWEPQAWALSLDTRDQAQAWVQYSPRVLHFALEEPTCDFPEQEIFQMRGGGPSGHRDLSIIKDQLNVSNIDQVARHLRGLLEEECHTLEREIPILQRCLEEEYMRPCHPSKGALEPTLAELKEQKKAMEQELQASVGPSCVSPNHRQRPLGSSTQGLSPLLPLCGVAPLQCCLPAPPLEPCLRPRGQSTTHRWGRQLQCSPREGPASTPMSSAAPQAPA, via the exons ATGCTCCGGCACTCCCCCTCGCTGTGGGAGTTGGTGGAGGAGCACGTTCCGCTCCGGGAGCGACCCGAAGTGAAGAGGATTCTGGGGGAGGCGGCGGTGGACCTGAGCCTGGAGCTGCGGgcggaggtggggagagggaag GTGGCGATGTTACGGGCACTGCTCCAAGAGGCTCGATCCTCTCAAGCCCCCAGCTCCCGCCCCATCTCTGACCCCTCTTCTCTTCTGGCACCACCGCCTCTCCTAAAGGACCTCTTGCGCCAGGAACTCCGGCAGTTGCTCCAGAGTCTCCGCCACAAAGCCATCTGTGAGGGCAGGTGGGAGCCTCAGGCCTGGGCCCTTTCTCTAGATACCAG GGACCAGGCCCAAGCTTGGGTCCAGTATAGCCCCAGGGTCCTGCACTTTGCCTTGGAGGAGCCCACGTGTGATTTTCCAGAACAGGAGATATTCCAGATGAGAGGTGGTGGGCCCAG CGGTCACAGAGATCTCAGCATCATCAAGGACCAACTGAACGTGTCCAACATTGACCAGGTGGCCAGACACCTGAG GGGCCTTCTGGAGGAGGAGTGTCACACCTTGGAGAGGGAGATCCCCATCCTGCAG CGCTGCCTGGAAGAGGAGTATATGAGGCCTTGCCACCCCTCTAAGGGAGCCCTGGAGCCCACCCTGGCAG AGCTAAAGGAACAGAAGAAGGCCATGGAGCAGGAGCTGCAGGCATCTGTGGGGCCTTCTTGTGTCTCTCCCAATCACAG GCAGCGGCCCTTGGGGTCCTCCACACAGGGCCTCAGCCCCCTGCTTCCCCTCTGCGGGGTTGCACCTCTCCAGTGCTGCCTGCCTGCACCTCCTCTGGAGCCCTGCCTTCGACCTCGAGGCCAGTCCACTACCCATCGCTGGGGACGGCAGCTTCAGTGCAGCCCCAGGGAAGGGCCAGCTTCCACACCTATGTCCAGTGCAGCACCCCAGGCCCCAGCCTGA
- the CCDC24 gene encoding coiled-coil domain-containing protein 24 isoform X8 codes for MLRHSPSLWELVEEHVPLRERPEVKRILGEAAVDLSLELRAEVGRGKVAMLRALLQEARSSQAPSSRPISDPSSLLAPPPLLKDLLRQELRQLLQSLRHKAICEGRWEPQAWALSLDTRDQAQAWVQYSPRVLHFALEEPTCDFPEQEIFQMRGGGPRGLLEEECHTLEREIPILQRCLEEEYMRPCHPSKGALEPTLAELKEQKKAMEQELQASVGPSCVSPNHRQRPLGSSTQGLSPLLPLCGVAPLQCCLPAPPLEPCLRPRGQSTTHRWGRQLQCSPREGPASTPMSSAAPQAPA; via the exons ATGCTCCGGCACTCCCCCTCGCTGTGGGAGTTGGTGGAGGAGCACGTTCCGCTCCGGGAGCGACCCGAAGTGAAGAGGATTCTGGGGGAGGCGGCGGTGGACCTGAGCCTGGAGCTGCGGgcggaggtggggagagggaag GTGGCGATGTTACGGGCACTGCTCCAAGAGGCTCGATCCTCTCAAGCCCCCAGCTCCCGCCCCATCTCTGACCCCTCTTCTCTTCTGGCACCACCGCCTCTCCTAAAGGACCTCTTGCGCCAGGAACTCCGGCAGTTGCTCCAGAGTCTCCGCCACAAAGCCATCTGTGAGGGCAGGTGGGAGCCTCAGGCCTGGGCCCTTTCTCTAGATACCAG GGACCAGGCCCAAGCTTGGGTCCAGTATAGCCCCAGGGTCCTGCACTTTGCCTTGGAGGAGCCCACGTGTGATTTTCCAGAACAGGAGATATTCCAGATGAGAGGTGGTGGGCCCAG GGGCCTTCTGGAGGAGGAGTGTCACACCTTGGAGAGGGAGATCCCCATCCTGCAG CGCTGCCTGGAAGAGGAGTATATGAGGCCTTGCCACCCCTCTAAGGGAGCCCTGGAGCCCACCCTGGCAG AGCTAAAGGAACAGAAGAAGGCCATGGAGCAGGAGCTGCAGGCATCTGTGGGGCCTTCTTGTGTCTCTCCCAATCACAG GCAGCGGCCCTTGGGGTCCTCCACACAGGGCCTCAGCCCCCTGCTTCCCCTCTGCGGGGTTGCACCTCTCCAGTGCTGCCTGCCTGCACCTCCTCTGGAGCCCTGCCTTCGACCTCGAGGCCAGTCCACTACCCATCGCTGGGGACGGCAGCTTCAGTGCAGCCCCAGGGAAGGGCCAGCTTCCACACCTATGTCCAGTGCAGCACCCCAGGCCCCAGCCTGA
- the CCDC24 gene encoding coiled-coil domain-containing protein 24 isoform X5 yields MLRHSPSLWELVEEHVPLRERPEVKRILGEAAVDLSLELRAEVGRGKVAMLRALLQEARSSQAPSSRPISDPSSLLAPPPLLKDLLRQELRQLLQSLRHKAICEGRDQAQAWVQYSPRVLHFALEEPTCDFPEQEIFQMRGGGPSSGHRDLSIIKDQLNVSNIDQVARHLRGLLEEECHTLEREIPILQRCLEEEYMRPCHPSKGALEPTLAELKEQKKAMEQELQASVGPSCVSPNHRQRPLGSSTQGLSPLLPLCGVAPLQCCLPAPPLEPCLRPRGQSTTHRWGRQLQCSPREGPASTPMSSAAPQAPA; encoded by the exons ATGCTCCGGCACTCCCCCTCGCTGTGGGAGTTGGTGGAGGAGCACGTTCCGCTCCGGGAGCGACCCGAAGTGAAGAGGATTCTGGGGGAGGCGGCGGTGGACCTGAGCCTGGAGCTGCGGgcggaggtggggagagggaag GTGGCGATGTTACGGGCACTGCTCCAAGAGGCTCGATCCTCTCAAGCCCCCAGCTCCCGCCCCATCTCTGACCCCTCTTCTCTTCTGGCACCACCGCCTCTCCTAAAGGACCTCTTGCGCCAGGAACTCCGGCAGTTGCTCCAGAGTCTCCGCCACAAAGCCATCTGTGAGGGCAG GGACCAGGCCCAAGCTTGGGTCCAGTATAGCCCCAGGGTCCTGCACTTTGCCTTGGAGGAGCCCACGTGTGATTTTCCAGAACAGGAGATATTCCAGATGAGAGGTGGTGGGCCCAG CAGCGGTCACAGAGATCTCAGCATCATCAAGGACCAACTGAACGTGTCCAACATTGACCAGGTGGCCAGACACCTGAG GGGCCTTCTGGAGGAGGAGTGTCACACCTTGGAGAGGGAGATCCCCATCCTGCAG CGCTGCCTGGAAGAGGAGTATATGAGGCCTTGCCACCCCTCTAAGGGAGCCCTGGAGCCCACCCTGGCAG AGCTAAAGGAACAGAAGAAGGCCATGGAGCAGGAGCTGCAGGCATCTGTGGGGCCTTCTTGTGTCTCTCCCAATCACAG GCAGCGGCCCTTGGGGTCCTCCACACAGGGCCTCAGCCCCCTGCTTCCCCTCTGCGGGGTTGCACCTCTCCAGTGCTGCCTGCCTGCACCTCCTCTGGAGCCCTGCCTTCGACCTCGAGGCCAGTCCACTACCCATCGCTGGGGACGGCAGCTTCAGTGCAGCCCCAGGGAAGGGCCAGCTTCCACACCTATGTCCAGTGCAGCACCCCAGGCCCCAGCCTGA
- the CCDC24 gene encoding coiled-coil domain-containing protein 24 isoform X3 produces the protein MLRHSPSLWELVEEHVPLRERPEVKRILGEAAVDLSLELRAEVAMLRALLQEARSSQAPSSRPISDPSSLLAPPPLLKDLLRQELRQLLQSLRHKAICEGRWEPQAWALSLDTRDQAQAWVQYSPRVLHFALEEPTCDFPEQEIFQMRGGGPSSGHRDLSIIKDQLNVSNIDQVARHLRGLLEEECHTLEREIPILQRCLEEEYMRPCHPSKGALEPTLAELKEQKKAMEQELQASVGPSCVSPNHRQRPLGSSTQGLSPLLPLCGVAPLQCCLPAPPLEPCLRPRGQSTTHRWGRQLQCSPREGPASTPMSSAAPQAPA, from the exons ATGCTCCGGCACTCCCCCTCGCTGTGGGAGTTGGTGGAGGAGCACGTTCCGCTCCGGGAGCGACCCGAAGTGAAGAGGATTCTGGGGGAGGCGGCGGTGGACCTGAGCCTGGAGCTGCGGgcggag GTGGCGATGTTACGGGCACTGCTCCAAGAGGCTCGATCCTCTCAAGCCCCCAGCTCCCGCCCCATCTCTGACCCCTCTTCTCTTCTGGCACCACCGCCTCTCCTAAAGGACCTCTTGCGCCAGGAACTCCGGCAGTTGCTCCAGAGTCTCCGCCACAAAGCCATCTGTGAGGGCAGGTGGGAGCCTCAGGCCTGGGCCCTTTCTCTAGATACCAG GGACCAGGCCCAAGCTTGGGTCCAGTATAGCCCCAGGGTCCTGCACTTTGCCTTGGAGGAGCCCACGTGTGATTTTCCAGAACAGGAGATATTCCAGATGAGAGGTGGTGGGCCCAG CAGCGGTCACAGAGATCTCAGCATCATCAAGGACCAACTGAACGTGTCCAACATTGACCAGGTGGCCAGACACCTGAG GGGCCTTCTGGAGGAGGAGTGTCACACCTTGGAGAGGGAGATCCCCATCCTGCAG CGCTGCCTGGAAGAGGAGTATATGAGGCCTTGCCACCCCTCTAAGGGAGCCCTGGAGCCCACCCTGGCAG AGCTAAAGGAACAGAAGAAGGCCATGGAGCAGGAGCTGCAGGCATCTGTGGGGCCTTCTTGTGTCTCTCCCAATCACAG GCAGCGGCCCTTGGGGTCCTCCACACAGGGCCTCAGCCCCCTGCTTCCCCTCTGCGGGGTTGCACCTCTCCAGTGCTGCCTGCCTGCACCTCCTCTGGAGCCCTGCCTTCGACCTCGAGGCCAGTCCACTACCCATCGCTGGGGACGGCAGCTTCAGTGCAGCCCCAGGGAAGGGCCAGCTTCCACACCTATGTCCAGTGCAGCACCCCAGGCCCCAGCCTGA
- the CCDC24 gene encoding coiled-coil domain-containing protein 24 isoform X1, with amino-acid sequence MLRHSPSLWELVEEHVPLRERPEVKRILGEAAVDLSLELRAEVGRGKVAMLRALLQEARSSQAPSSRPISDPSSLLAPPPLLKDLLRQELRQLLQSLRHKAICEGRWEPQAWALSLDTRDQAQAWVQYSPRVLHFALEEPTCDFPEQEIFQMRGGGPSSGHRDLSIIKDQLNVSNIDQVARHLRGLLEEECHTLEREIPILQRCLEEEYMRPCHPSKGALEPTLAELKEQKKAMEQELQASVGPSCVSPNHRQRPLGSSTQGLSPLLPLCGVAPLQCCLPAPPLEPCLRPRGQSTTHRWGRQLQCSPREGPASTPMSSAAPQAPA; translated from the exons ATGCTCCGGCACTCCCCCTCGCTGTGGGAGTTGGTGGAGGAGCACGTTCCGCTCCGGGAGCGACCCGAAGTGAAGAGGATTCTGGGGGAGGCGGCGGTGGACCTGAGCCTGGAGCTGCGGgcggaggtggggagagggaag GTGGCGATGTTACGGGCACTGCTCCAAGAGGCTCGATCCTCTCAAGCCCCCAGCTCCCGCCCCATCTCTGACCCCTCTTCTCTTCTGGCACCACCGCCTCTCCTAAAGGACCTCTTGCGCCAGGAACTCCGGCAGTTGCTCCAGAGTCTCCGCCACAAAGCCATCTGTGAGGGCAGGTGGGAGCCTCAGGCCTGGGCCCTTTCTCTAGATACCAG GGACCAGGCCCAAGCTTGGGTCCAGTATAGCCCCAGGGTCCTGCACTTTGCCTTGGAGGAGCCCACGTGTGATTTTCCAGAACAGGAGATATTCCAGATGAGAGGTGGTGGGCCCAG CAGCGGTCACAGAGATCTCAGCATCATCAAGGACCAACTGAACGTGTCCAACATTGACCAGGTGGCCAGACACCTGAG GGGCCTTCTGGAGGAGGAGTGTCACACCTTGGAGAGGGAGATCCCCATCCTGCAG CGCTGCCTGGAAGAGGAGTATATGAGGCCTTGCCACCCCTCTAAGGGAGCCCTGGAGCCCACCCTGGCAG AGCTAAAGGAACAGAAGAAGGCCATGGAGCAGGAGCTGCAGGCATCTGTGGGGCCTTCTTGTGTCTCTCCCAATCACAG GCAGCGGCCCTTGGGGTCCTCCACACAGGGCCTCAGCCCCCTGCTTCCCCTCTGCGGGGTTGCACCTCTCCAGTGCTGCCTGCCTGCACCTCCTCTGGAGCCCTGCCTTCGACCTCGAGGCCAGTCCACTACCCATCGCTGGGGACGGCAGCTTCAGTGCAGCCCCAGGGAAGGGCCAGCTTCCACACCTATGTCCAGTGCAGCACCCCAGGCCCCAGCCTGA
- the CCDC24 gene encoding coiled-coil domain-containing protein 24 isoform X11 — MLRHSPSLWELVEEHVPLRERPEVKRILGEAAVDLSLELRAEVGRGKDLLRQELRQLLQSLRHKAICEGRDQAQAWVQYSPRVLHFALEEPTCDFPEQEIFQMRGGGPSSGHRDLSIIKDQLNVSNIDQVARHLRGLLEEECHTLEREIPILQRCLEEEYMRPCHPSKGALEPTLAELKEQKKAMEQELQASVGPSCVSPNHRQRPLGSSTQGLSPLLPLCGVAPLQCCLPAPPLEPCLRPRGQSTTHRWGRQLQCSPREGPASTPMSSAAPQAPA; from the exons ATGCTCCGGCACTCCCCCTCGCTGTGGGAGTTGGTGGAGGAGCACGTTCCGCTCCGGGAGCGACCCGAAGTGAAGAGGATTCTGGGGGAGGCGGCGGTGGACCTGAGCCTGGAGCTGCGGgcggaggtggggagagggaag GACCTCTTGCGCCAGGAACTCCGGCAGTTGCTCCAGAGTCTCCGCCACAAAGCCATCTGTGAGGGCAG GGACCAGGCCCAAGCTTGGGTCCAGTATAGCCCCAGGGTCCTGCACTTTGCCTTGGAGGAGCCCACGTGTGATTTTCCAGAACAGGAGATATTCCAGATGAGAGGTGGTGGGCCCAG CAGCGGTCACAGAGATCTCAGCATCATCAAGGACCAACTGAACGTGTCCAACATTGACCAGGTGGCCAGACACCTGAG GGGCCTTCTGGAGGAGGAGTGTCACACCTTGGAGAGGGAGATCCCCATCCTGCAG CGCTGCCTGGAAGAGGAGTATATGAGGCCTTGCCACCCCTCTAAGGGAGCCCTGGAGCCCACCCTGGCAG AGCTAAAGGAACAGAAGAAGGCCATGGAGCAGGAGCTGCAGGCATCTGTGGGGCCTTCTTGTGTCTCTCCCAATCACAG GCAGCGGCCCTTGGGGTCCTCCACACAGGGCCTCAGCCCCCTGCTTCCCCTCTGCGGGGTTGCACCTCTCCAGTGCTGCCTGCCTGCACCTCCTCTGGAGCCCTGCCTTCGACCTCGAGGCCAGTCCACTACCCATCGCTGGGGACGGCAGCTTCAGTGCAGCCCCAGGGAAGGGCCAGCTTCCACACCTATGTCCAGTGCAGCACCCCAGGCCCCAGCCTGA
- the CCDC24 gene encoding coiled-coil domain-containing protein 24 isoform X4 — protein sequence MLRHSPSLWELVEEHVPLRERPEVKRILGEAAVDLSLELRAEVAMLRALLQEARSSQAPSSRPISDPSSLLAPPPLLKDLLRQELRQLLQSLRHKAICEGRWEPQAWALSLDTRDQAQAWVQYSPRVLHFALEEPTCDFPEQEIFQMRGGGPSGHRDLSIIKDQLNVSNIDQVARHLRGLLEEECHTLEREIPILQRCLEEEYMRPCHPSKGALEPTLAELKEQKKAMEQELQASVGPSCVSPNHRQRPLGSSTQGLSPLLPLCGVAPLQCCLPAPPLEPCLRPRGQSTTHRWGRQLQCSPREGPASTPMSSAAPQAPA from the exons ATGCTCCGGCACTCCCCCTCGCTGTGGGAGTTGGTGGAGGAGCACGTTCCGCTCCGGGAGCGACCCGAAGTGAAGAGGATTCTGGGGGAGGCGGCGGTGGACCTGAGCCTGGAGCTGCGGgcggag GTGGCGATGTTACGGGCACTGCTCCAAGAGGCTCGATCCTCTCAAGCCCCCAGCTCCCGCCCCATCTCTGACCCCTCTTCTCTTCTGGCACCACCGCCTCTCCTAAAGGACCTCTTGCGCCAGGAACTCCGGCAGTTGCTCCAGAGTCTCCGCCACAAAGCCATCTGTGAGGGCAGGTGGGAGCCTCAGGCCTGGGCCCTTTCTCTAGATACCAG GGACCAGGCCCAAGCTTGGGTCCAGTATAGCCCCAGGGTCCTGCACTTTGCCTTGGAGGAGCCCACGTGTGATTTTCCAGAACAGGAGATATTCCAGATGAGAGGTGGTGGGCCCAG CGGTCACAGAGATCTCAGCATCATCAAGGACCAACTGAACGTGTCCAACATTGACCAGGTGGCCAGACACCTGAG GGGCCTTCTGGAGGAGGAGTGTCACACCTTGGAGAGGGAGATCCCCATCCTGCAG CGCTGCCTGGAAGAGGAGTATATGAGGCCTTGCCACCCCTCTAAGGGAGCCCTGGAGCCCACCCTGGCAG AGCTAAAGGAACAGAAGAAGGCCATGGAGCAGGAGCTGCAGGCATCTGTGGGGCCTTCTTGTGTCTCTCCCAATCACAG GCAGCGGCCCTTGGGGTCCTCCACACAGGGCCTCAGCCCCCTGCTTCCCCTCTGCGGGGTTGCACCTCTCCAGTGCTGCCTGCCTGCACCTCCTCTGGAGCCCTGCCTTCGACCTCGAGGCCAGTCCACTACCCATCGCTGGGGACGGCAGCTTCAGTGCAGCCCCAGGGAAGGGCCAGCTTCCACACCTATGTCCAGTGCAGCACCCCAGGCCCCAGCCTGA
- the CCDC24 gene encoding coiled-coil domain-containing protein 24 isoform X7: MLRHSPSLWELVEEHVPLRERPEVKRILGEAAVDLSLELRAEVAMLRALLQEARSSQAPSSRPISDPSSLLAPPPLLKDLLRQELRQLLQSLRHKAICEGRDQAQAWVQYSPRVLHFALEEPTCDFPEQEIFQMRGGGPSSGHRDLSIIKDQLNVSNIDQVARHLRGLLEEECHTLEREIPILQRCLEEEYMRPCHPSKGALEPTLAELKEQKKAMEQELQASVGPSCVSPNHRQRPLGSSTQGLSPLLPLCGVAPLQCCLPAPPLEPCLRPRGQSTTHRWGRQLQCSPREGPASTPMSSAAPQAPA, translated from the exons ATGCTCCGGCACTCCCCCTCGCTGTGGGAGTTGGTGGAGGAGCACGTTCCGCTCCGGGAGCGACCCGAAGTGAAGAGGATTCTGGGGGAGGCGGCGGTGGACCTGAGCCTGGAGCTGCGGgcggag GTGGCGATGTTACGGGCACTGCTCCAAGAGGCTCGATCCTCTCAAGCCCCCAGCTCCCGCCCCATCTCTGACCCCTCTTCTCTTCTGGCACCACCGCCTCTCCTAAAGGACCTCTTGCGCCAGGAACTCCGGCAGTTGCTCCAGAGTCTCCGCCACAAAGCCATCTGTGAGGGCAG GGACCAGGCCCAAGCTTGGGTCCAGTATAGCCCCAGGGTCCTGCACTTTGCCTTGGAGGAGCCCACGTGTGATTTTCCAGAACAGGAGATATTCCAGATGAGAGGTGGTGGGCCCAG CAGCGGTCACAGAGATCTCAGCATCATCAAGGACCAACTGAACGTGTCCAACATTGACCAGGTGGCCAGACACCTGAG GGGCCTTCTGGAGGAGGAGTGTCACACCTTGGAGAGGGAGATCCCCATCCTGCAG CGCTGCCTGGAAGAGGAGTATATGAGGCCTTGCCACCCCTCTAAGGGAGCCCTGGAGCCCACCCTGGCAG AGCTAAAGGAACAGAAGAAGGCCATGGAGCAGGAGCTGCAGGCATCTGTGGGGCCTTCTTGTGTCTCTCCCAATCACAG GCAGCGGCCCTTGGGGTCCTCCACACAGGGCCTCAGCCCCCTGCTTCCCCTCTGCGGGGTTGCACCTCTCCAGTGCTGCCTGCCTGCACCTCCTCTGGAGCCCTGCCTTCGACCTCGAGGCCAGTCCACTACCCATCGCTGGGGACGGCAGCTTCAGTGCAGCCCCAGGGAAGGGCCAGCTTCCACACCTATGTCCAGTGCAGCACCCCAGGCCCCAGCCTGA
- the CCDC24 gene encoding coiled-coil domain-containing protein 24 isoform X14: MLRHSPSLWELVEEHVPLRERPEVKRILGEAAVDLSLELRAEVAMLRALLQEARSSQAPSSRPISDPSSLLAPPPLLKDLLRQELRQLLQSLRHKAICEGRDQAQAWVQYSPRVLHFALEEPTCDFPEQEIFQMRGGGPSSGHRDLSIIKDQLNVSNIDQVARHLRGLLEEECHTLEREIPILQRCLEEEYMRPCHPSKGALEPTLAELKEQKKAMEQELQASVGPSCVSPNHSGPWGPPHRASAPCFPSAGLHLSSAACLHLLWSPAFDLEASPLPIAGDGSFSAAPGKGQLPHLCPVQHPRPQPEGLVTE, translated from the exons ATGCTCCGGCACTCCCCCTCGCTGTGGGAGTTGGTGGAGGAGCACGTTCCGCTCCGGGAGCGACCCGAAGTGAAGAGGATTCTGGGGGAGGCGGCGGTGGACCTGAGCCTGGAGCTGCGGgcggag GTGGCGATGTTACGGGCACTGCTCCAAGAGGCTCGATCCTCTCAAGCCCCCAGCTCCCGCCCCATCTCTGACCCCTCTTCTCTTCTGGCACCACCGCCTCTCCTAAAGGACCTCTTGCGCCAGGAACTCCGGCAGTTGCTCCAGAGTCTCCGCCACAAAGCCATCTGTGAGGGCAG GGACCAGGCCCAAGCTTGGGTCCAGTATAGCCCCAGGGTCCTGCACTTTGCCTTGGAGGAGCCCACGTGTGATTTTCCAGAACAGGAGATATTCCAGATGAGAGGTGGTGGGCCCAG CAGCGGTCACAGAGATCTCAGCATCATCAAGGACCAACTGAACGTGTCCAACATTGACCAGGTGGCCAGACACCTGAG GGGCCTTCTGGAGGAGGAGTGTCACACCTTGGAGAGGGAGATCCCCATCCTGCAG CGCTGCCTGGAAGAGGAGTATATGAGGCCTTGCCACCCCTCTAAGGGAGCCCTGGAGCCCACCCTGGCAG AGCTAAAGGAACAGAAGAAGGCCATGGAGCAGGAGCTGCAGGCATCTGTGGGGCCTTCTTGTGTCTCTCCCAATCACAG CGGCCCTTGGGGTCCTCCACACAGGGCCTCAGCCCCCTGCTTCCCCTCTGCGGGGTTGCACCTCTCCAGTGCTGCCTGCCTGCACCTCCTCTGGAGCCCTGCCTTCGACCTCGAGGCCAGTCCACTACCCATCGCTGGGGACGGCAGCTTCAGTGCAGCCCCAGGGAAGGGCCAGCTTCCACACCTATGTCCAGTGCAGCACCCCAGGCCCCAGCCTGAAGGGCTGGTCACCGAGTAG